In Oscillospiraceae bacterium, a genomic segment contains:
- a CDS encoding sulfatase-like hydrolase/transferase — protein MRVLFVDIDTTRADHLSCYGYPRKTTPNFDSVAEDGVRFENYYCSDAPCLPSRSALVSGKFGIVSGVVGHGGTCGDRRLEGEPRSFRCSYDQNNLHNRFRDAGMHAVSFSTFAERHSAYWFDAGFNEIHNVGKGGSEKAEEVMPLALEWVKNNGAKDNWYLHINLWDPHTPYRTPEDYDPFKDEPLHTWVTEEIFEKQLKAIGPHGLMEIGMYNDNENPLYPKHPGKVTEYQKLRQLIDGYDSGIHYADMMYGKVFSELKRLGVYDDTAIIITSDHGENMGELGIYSEHATADRPTCHIPMIIKWPGGAKNAVDKGLHYNLDLLPTVAELLGQPKQPSWNGDSYAGTVLHGEDCGRDSLVISQMAHVCQRSAVFGDWLYMRTYHDGYHLWDKEMLFNTKEDPYEQHDVKDEYPEVCAKGAKIILDWHDEQMAASGNIDDPMWTVLKEGGPLHAKGHLPEYLKRLDKTGRSEGAQKLREKYQV, from the coding sequence ATGCGGGTTTTATTTGTCGATATCGATACCACGAGAGCGGATCATCTGAGCTGCTACGGCTATCCGCGCAAAACCACCCCGAATTTCGACAGCGTCGCCGAAGATGGGGTTCGATTTGAAAATTATTATTGTTCGGACGCACCTTGTTTGCCGTCCCGTTCCGCACTGGTCTCCGGGAAATTCGGCATCGTGAGCGGCGTGGTCGGGCATGGCGGCACCTGCGGCGACCGTCGGCTCGAAGGCGAACCGCGGAGTTTCCGGTGCAGTTATGACCAGAACAACCTGCACAACCGCTTCAGAGATGCGGGCATGCACGCGGTCTCGTTCAGCACCTTTGCGGAACGCCATTCCGCCTATTGGTTCGACGCGGGTTTCAACGAGATTCACAACGTCGGCAAAGGCGGCTCGGAAAAAGCGGAAGAGGTCATGCCGCTCGCATTGGAGTGGGTGAAAAACAACGGCGCGAAAGACAACTGGTATCTGCATATCAATCTCTGGGATCCGCATACGCCCTATAGGACGCCGGAGGATTACGACCCGTTCAAGGATGAACCGCTTCATACCTGGGTCACCGAGGAGATTTTTGAGAAGCAGCTGAAAGCCATCGGTCCGCACGGCTTGATGGAAATCGGGATGTATAACGACAACGAGAATCCTCTGTACCCGAAACATCCGGGAAAGGTGACCGAATATCAAAAACTGCGGCAGCTGATTGACGGCTACGACAGCGGCATTCATTATGCGGATATGATGTACGGCAAGGTCTTTTCGGAACTGAAGCGGCTGGGGGTCTACGACGATACGGCGATCATCATTACCTCCGACCACGGCGAGAACATGGGCGAACTGGGCATTTACAGCGAACACGCGACCGCCGACCGTCCCACCTGCCATATTCCGATGATCATCAAGTGGCCGGGCGGTGCCAAAAACGCCGTCGACAAAGGGCTGCATTACAATCTCGATTTATTGCCGACCGTCGCCGAACTGCTGGGTCAGCCGAAACAGCCGTCCTGGAACGGGGATTCGTATGCCGGAACCGTGTTGCACGGAGAGGATTGCGGCAGAGACAGTTTGGTCATCTCGCAGATGGCGCACGTCTGCCAGCGGAGCGCGGTGTTCGGAGATTGGCTGTATATGCGCACTTATCACGACGGGTATCATCTCTGGGATAAGGAGATGCTGTTTAACACGAAAGAGGACCCGTATGAGCAGCACGACGTCAAAGACGAATACCCCGAGGTCTGCGCCAAAGGTGCAAAGATCATTCTTGACTGGCACGACGAACAAATGGCGGCTTCCGGAAATATCGACGATCCGATGTGGACGGTGTTAAAAGAAGGCGGACCGCTTCACGCAAAAGGGCATCTGCCGGAATATCTGAAACGGCTTGACAAGACCGGCAGGAGCGAAGGCGCTCAAAAACTGAGAGAAAAATATCAGGTATAA
- a CDS encoding MgtC/SapB family protein: protein MNDIIDFLRDFNIWTVLIRLVLAFVCGGIIGTERELKGRSAGIRTHILVALGSVMATMTGFFAMDTFALSSDPLRVAAQVISGIGFLGVGTILVTGHSHIRGLTTAAGIWTTAAIGVALGAGFYEGALICTVLAFISIGFLQRLERRVKNKKGALTVYVEIKDADRLNEILEQAAAKSYQILSTQIVPAKSGMPNYLGIEMKLIAGCDINKQQCLHVLSKIEGVSFAVETY from the coding sequence ATGAATGATATTATCGATTTTTTAAGGGATTTTAATATTTGGACCGTATTGATTCGGTTGGTGCTGGCGTTTGTCTGCGGCGGCATCATCGGCACCGAACGCGAACTCAAAGGCCGCTCGGCGGGCATTCGGACGCATATTTTGGTCGCGCTGGGCTCGGTTATGGCCACGATGACCGGATTTTTCGCGATGGATACATTCGCCCTGTCCTCCGATCCGCTGCGTGTGGCCGCACAGGTCATTTCGGGCATCGGCTTTTTAGGCGTCGGCACGATTCTGGTCACCGGTCACTCTCATATCCGAGGACTGACCACCGCAGCCGGCATCTGGACCACCGCCGCAATCGGTGTGGCACTCGGTGCCGGTTTTTATGAAGGCGCACTGATTTGTACCGTGCTCGCTTTTATTTCGATCGGCTTTTTACAGCGGCTTGAACGGCGAGTCAAGAACAAAAAAGGTGCATTGACTGTCTATGTGGAAATCAAAGACGCCGACCGTTTGAACGAAATTCTTGAACAGGCTGCGGCAAAGTCCTATCAGATTTTAAGCACTCAGATCGTGCCGGCCAAAAGCGGAATGCCGAATTATCTGGGTATTGAAATGAAACTTATCGCCGGGTGTGATATAAACAAACAGCAGTGTCTGCATGTGCTCTCGAAAATTGAAGGTGTGTCGTTCGCGGTGGAAACATATTGA
- a CDS encoding anaerobic sulfatase maturase: protein MSMLIKPASGLCNMRCKYCFYSDVTENRETKQYGIMNEQTLENLVRKAFFYGEGNCFFGFQGGEPTLAGLDYYKKLLYYQNLYNRSGIQVLNAIQTNGYVIDDEWAKFFAENHFLVGVSLDGTKEIHDALRLDSAKNGTHQRVLDSIRLFQKHGVDYNILCVVTDAVAKNAKQVYRALKQHKFLQFIPCLDDLNGQTHEHSLTAKAYGEFLKQTFDEYYKDIQNGNYVSVRTFDNYIMVLMGRVPEDCSMRSGCGSYFVIEADGSVYPCDFYALDDYRLGSINENSFIALAKSQNAKRFLEQSRMPDPKCAECKWHFLCKGGCRRHREPFDNGNPGPNIFCEGFIDFFEYAYGRMKELAEKFQSESL, encoded by the coding sequence ATGAGTATGCTGATCAAACCCGCATCCGGACTCTGCAATATGCGCTGCAAATATTGTTTTTACAGCGATGTGACCGAAAACCGCGAGACAAAACAATACGGCATCATGAATGAGCAGACCTTGGAGAACCTCGTCCGCAAGGCGTTTTTTTACGGTGAGGGAAATTGCTTCTTCGGTTTTCAGGGCGGTGAGCCGACACTCGCAGGGCTGGATTATTATAAAAAACTGCTGTATTATCAAAATCTCTATAACCGCTCGGGAATTCAAGTACTGAATGCGATTCAAACCAACGGCTATGTGATCGATGACGAATGGGCAAAATTTTTTGCCGAAAATCATTTTTTGGTCGGCGTTTCACTCGACGGCACCAAGGAAATTCACGACGCGCTGCGGTTGGACAGCGCCAAAAACGGCACCCACCAAAGAGTTCTCGATTCCATCCGCCTGTTTCAAAAGCACGGCGTGGATTATAACATCCTCTGCGTCGTCACCGATGCCGTCGCCAAAAACGCCAAACAGGTCTACCGCGCCCTCAAGCAGCATAAATTTCTGCAGTTCATCCCGTGTTTGGACGATCTCAACGGACAAACGCACGAACATTCGCTGACCGCGAAGGCCTACGGCGAATTTTTAAAACAGACCTTCGACGAGTATTACAAAGATATTCAAAACGGAAATTACGTCAGTGTCCGGACTTTTGACAATTACATCATGGTTTTGATGGGACGTGTTCCCGAGGACTGCAGCATGCGGTCGGGCTGCGGTTCCTATTTTGTCATTGAGGCCGACGGCAGCGTCTATCCCTGCGATTTTTACGCGCTCGACGATTATCGGCTGGGCAGCATCAATGAAAATTCCTTTATCGCGCTGGCCAAATCCCAAAACGCCAAACGCTTTTTGGAACAGTCCCGGATGCCCGATCCGAAATGCGCCGAATGCAAATGGCATTTTTTATGCAAAGGCGGCTGCCGCCGCCACCGCGAACCGTTTGATAACGGAAATCCCGGCCCGAACATCTTCTGCGAGGGCTTCATCGACTTTTTCGAATACGCCTACGGCCGCATGAAAGAGCTGGCTGAGAAATTTCAATCCGAATCCCTGTAA
- a CDS encoding site-specific DNA-methyltransferase, giving the protein MSFQELRQCTLPIQQEYQNVDEYIDKNKAGTTQHTSDILANFRNKIICGNILDVIKNIPDKTVDLVVTSPPYNLKNSTGNGMKDGRGGKWKNASLVNGYADYDDNMPHELYVAWQRECLSEMMRVIPDNGAIFYNHKWRVQNGLLQDRQDIVSGFPVRQIIIWQRKGGINFNSGYFLPTYEVIYLIAKPKFKLAPQANAYGDVWEFVQEMKNGHPAPFPVALINRIVSSTKAKIVLDPFMGSGTTAIAAIQNKRDYIGIELSKEYCEMAEERIEIEKERI; this is encoded by the coding sequence ATGTCTTTTCAAGAACTTCGGCAATGTACTTTGCCTATACAGCAAGAATACCAAAATGTAGACGAATATATTGATAAAAATAAAGCAGGAACCACTCAGCACACATCTGATATTCTTGCTAATTTCCGTAATAAAATTATCTGCGGGAATATTCTTGATGTTATTAAGAACATACCAGATAAAACTGTTGACCTAGTGGTAACTTCACCACCATATAATTTAAAAAACTCCACGGGCAATGGCATGAAAGATGGGCGGGGCGGTAAATGGAAAAATGCTAGCCTTGTGAACGGGTATGCGGATTATGATGATAATATGCCGCACGAACTATATGTTGCTTGGCAACGTGAGTGTTTATCTGAAATGATGAGAGTTATACCAGATAATGGTGCAATTTTCTACAATCATAAATGGCGGGTTCAAAATGGTTTATTACAAGACCGTCAAGACATTGTGAGCGGTTTTCCGGTGCGTCAGATAATAATCTGGCAACGCAAAGGTGGCATTAATTTTAATTCTGGTTATTTTCTTCCTACTTACGAAGTCATATACCTTATTGCTAAACCCAAATTCAAACTTGCTCCTCAAGCTAACGCTTACGGCGATGTTTGGGAATTTGTACAAGAAATGAAAAACGGGCATCCTGCCCCATTTCCTGTTGCATTGATCAATAGAATCGTTTCTTCAACAAAAGCAAAAATTGTACTTGATCCGTTTATGGGATCGGGAACAACTGCCATCGCCGCAATACAAAACAAGAGGGATTACATAGGGATAGAACTTTCAAAGGAATACTGTGAAATGGCAGAGGAAAGAATCGAAATCGAAAAAGAGAGGATATAA
- a CDS encoding DUF4365 domain-containing protein, with the protein MDTEIIATTAVKERLALCDGLQSFINERDKEPLWDGHIYVFQKDNNKKENLIGRVSVQVKGKEKDVSKETTNINYEIEVTSLKKYLQDGGLIYFVVVFSENGEKNLFYKILLPFDIQQILKDAEGKKKRSIKMHKLPEDNDSIRHLFIKFIQDKKRQATQIVFSEEQMVAAIRNGGSLKFHVLPKVKPRNSFDMLRETTTQDIYLYVETKDGVEIPFSKIEQSFFSMAIEKKDIPVCVNGIKYYDSISYGYENEKAYIYIGQAVKIPFIEGEKPRKQTTKFKLKGTLKNRIVDSDFLIALAENKIICFGEKILLNISIDNYEEVENLKEINETLKKLKSALDYFGVSTDLDMDNLSAEDNMAIDDIIRASSGKPLSFNEKDLPHIFYSVKKIGNISIRILVKKEKYIEGYVLSSAFSDEIHVTLEFVNNEGNKVIINPWSLFVDMTAQDFLYSNVDYSIILKSIQSLDTLGKEVEISDPETGKSISTTVMLLEIISAYDSQSIKDHKLLQFALDIAETIKSDSPVTIINKFQVIRRMRDLTPDEIADLVGLRRKFKDNILIKCGISIILGEYDDAKKLLNELPEEERKRILDYPLYKLIPRR; encoded by the coding sequence GTGGATACAGAAATAATTGCAACAACAGCAGTCAAAGAGCGGCTTGCACTCTGTGACGGTCTTCAGTCATTTATTAACGAGCGCGATAAAGAACCTCTATGGGATGGACATATATATGTTTTCCAAAAAGATAATAACAAAAAGGAAAATCTTATCGGTCGAGTTTCTGTGCAAGTTAAAGGTAAGGAAAAGGACGTAAGTAAAGAAACAACCAATATCAATTATGAAATAGAAGTTACTTCACTAAAAAAATATCTCCAAGACGGCGGTTTGATTTATTTTGTTGTTGTGTTCAGCGAAAACGGAGAAAAGAATTTATTTTACAAAATCCTACTACCGTTTGATATTCAACAGATATTAAAAGATGCAGAAGGAAAGAAAAAGAGAAGTATTAAAATGCATAAACTTCCTGAAGATAACGATTCAATCCGTCATCTCTTCATTAAGTTTATCCAAGATAAAAAGCGCCAAGCAACACAAATTGTGTTCTCCGAAGAGCAAATGGTAGCAGCGATAAGAAATGGTGGTTCATTGAAGTTTCACGTACTTCCTAAAGTAAAACCTCGGAACTCTTTCGATATGTTGCGAGAAACTACGACACAAGATATATATTTATATGTTGAAACTAAAGATGGAGTAGAGATACCATTTAGTAAAATTGAACAGAGTTTTTTCTCTATGGCAATAGAAAAAAAAGACATTCCCGTTTGTGTAAATGGAATTAAGTATTATGATAGCATATCATACGGTTATGAGAACGAAAAAGCATACATCTATATTGGACAAGCTGTGAAGATACCTTTTATTGAAGGTGAGAAGCCACGAAAGCAAACGACAAAGTTTAAGTTAAAAGGAACTCTAAAAAATAGGATTGTTGACAGTGATTTTTTAATTGCTCTGGCTGAGAATAAAATAATTTGTTTTGGAGAAAAGATTTTACTTAATATATCGATTGATAACTATGAAGAAGTTGAGAACTTAAAAGAAATTAACGAAACGCTCAAAAAACTAAAAAGTGCACTTGATTATTTCGGTGTTAGCACAGATTTAGATATGGATAATCTGTCTGCGGAGGATAATATGGCTATCGATGATATTATTCGGGCTTCTTCTGGTAAGCCGTTATCATTCAACGAAAAAGATCTTCCGCATATATTTTATAGCGTGAAAAAAATAGGGAATATTTCAATTCGCATCCTGGTAAAAAAAGAAAAATATATTGAAGGGTATGTTCTTTCAAGTGCCTTTTCTGATGAAATTCATGTAACACTCGAATTTGTGAACAACGAGGGCAATAAGGTAATTATTAACCCCTGGTCGTTATTTGTTGATATGACGGCTCAAGATTTTCTTTATTCAAATGTTGATTACTCAATTATATTGAAATCAATACAATCTTTGGACACGCTTGGCAAAGAGGTAGAAATTAGTGATCCAGAGACAGGAAAATCCATTAGCACAACCGTTATGCTTCTTGAAATTATTTCAGCATATGATTCACAGAGTATAAAAGACCACAAGCTGCTTCAATTCGCACTTGATATAGCTGAGACTATAAAGAGCGATTCTCCCGTGACAATAATCAACAAATTTCAAGTGATAAGACGTATGAGGGATTTAACACCTGACGAGATTGCGGATTTAGTGGGGTTGAGGCGCAAGTTTAAAGACAATATTTTGATAAAATGCGGAATATCCATTATTTTAGGCGAATATGATGATGCAAAAAAATTATTGAATGAATTACCGGAAGAAGAGCGAAAGCGAATACTTGATTACCCATTATACAAACTTATACCAAGGAGATAG
- a CDS encoding ABC transporter substrate-binding protein, which produces MKRLFKLSTSLLICGALFLTGCGAPSTSLPNGLVGQAVDYPETMNIIAPFSFTNGDAENAEQAEQQWLDEMSERYGTKFSIAHLTWKNGYNTDSDAYIQAINILSGEETFSGMVYINGYDDIQTGIDNGTLVPLEDYLANNAVWNALPEELKATFEYQGHIYAIPTSVSRSISVRYIDNEALDQINIPVTDLDSLKRFAVAYSEANGQSALYSYYLSQIEDVINAFGLYSANIYSSPFGYDPGEDCFLDFLTKGSAINALEYLRELCQAGALVITKDYSAPSESFSDGTCPTYYGGSDKEDCTIVWTLNTAYPRILNNMVDGFVMAKDTDQPQETVDLFVNMLFGSESNYLECWLGSSDNYILNSDGTITIKMVQNADGSYTYPCTPDLTGKLTDIFSYSDANIYYSQDGVVVTDSESDAGEANQYYQTLYNLLQTRGIMKIAPVYSLFSSPSYFSSTKDIRYLYQKCIWEAITDTDYTVQEIVMQYRLDLLNMGGNQMLDEMNAAIGKETAYYYG; this is translated from the coding sequence ATGAAACGGCTGTTTAAACTTTCCACATCCCTGCTGATCTGCGGGGCTTTATTCCTAACGGGCTGTGGAGCGCCCTCGACCTCTCTGCCGAATGGGCTTGTCGGACAGGCAGTAGATTATCCCGAGACGATGAATATCATCGCGCCTTTTTCTTTCACCAACGGAGATGCCGAAAACGCCGAACAAGCCGAACAACAGTGGTTAGATGAAATGTCCGAGCGATATGGCACCAAATTCAGCATCGCACATCTCACTTGGAAAAACGGGTATAACACCGACAGCGATGCTTATATCCAGGCAATCAATATTCTGAGCGGTGAAGAAACATTTTCGGGCATGGTCTACATCAACGGATATGATGATATCCAAACAGGTATAGACAACGGTACCCTTGTGCCGCTGGAAGATTATCTCGCCAATAACGCGGTCTGGAACGCCTTGCCGGAAGAATTAAAAGCCACGTTTGAATACCAAGGGCATATTTACGCAATCCCCACCAGTGTCTCCCGGTCCATCAGCGTCCGTTATATCGACAACGAGGCCCTTGATCAGATCAATATCCCCGTCACCGATCTTGATTCTTTAAAACGATTCGCGGTCGCTTATTCGGAAGCAAACGGGCAAAGCGCGTTGTATTCATACTATCTGTCTCAAATAGAGGATGTTATCAATGCTTTCGGATTATACAGCGCAAATATCTATTCTTCTCCTTTCGGTTATGACCCCGGCGAGGACTGTTTTTTGGATTTCTTAACAAAAGGCAGCGCCATTAATGCGCTGGAATATCTGCGTGAACTCTGTCAAGCCGGTGCGTTGGTTATAACCAAGGACTACAGCGCCCCTTCTGAAAGCTTTTCAGACGGCACATGTCCCACTTATTACGGCGGTTCCGATAAAGAGGACTGCACGATTGTTTGGACCTTGAACACGGCTTATCCCCGCATATTAAATAATATGGTGGATGGGTTTGTCATGGCCAAAGACACCGACCAACCCCAAGAGACCGTTGATCTTTTTGTCAATATGTTATTCGGCTCGGAAAGCAATTATCTCGAGTGCTGGCTGGGCTCATCGGACAACTATATTCTGAACAGCGACGGAACGATCACTATTAAGATGGTTCAAAACGCAGACGGCAGTTATACATACCCCTGTACACCCGATTTGACCGGCAAACTCACGGATATATTCTCTTACTCGGATGCAAACATTTATTACAGTCAGGACGGCGTTGTTGTCACCGACTCGGAATCCGATGCCGGAGAAGCCAATCAATATTATCAAACCCTGTACAATTTGCTTCAGACAAGAGGAATAATGAAAATCGCTCCCGTCTATTCACTTTTCAGCTCGCCGTCTTATTTCAGTTCCACAAAAGACATCCGCTATTTATATCAAAAATGTATTTGGGAAGCCATTACCGACACCGATTACACGGTTCAAGAGATCGTTATGCAATATCGTCTCGACCTGCTCAACATGGGCGGCAATCAAATGCTCGACGAGATGAATGCCGCCATCGGTAAGGAAACTGCCTATTATTACGGATAA
- the rimP gene encoding ribosome maturation factor RimP, with product MGKNIATARVAVTVRELMEPVAKQCGVSIWDVEYLKEGGNFVLRVTIDRAEGIDTDLCYQFTELANPVIDEADPINGSYCFEVSSPGLDRKLRLPEHFTASIGREVELRTIRPVDGRRDFTGILTGFSDGVISLETDGEEKLFPLRETAYTKWRFTL from the coding sequence TTGGGGAAAAATATCGCCACGGCGCGTGTCGCCGTTACGGTGCGCGAACTGATGGAACCGGTCGCAAAACAGTGCGGCGTATCGATTTGGGATGTCGAATACCTCAAAGAGGGCGGCAATTTTGTTTTGCGCGTCACGATCGACCGAGCCGAGGGCATCGACACCGACTTGTGCTACCAATTCACCGAACTGGCCAATCCCGTCATCGATGAGGCCGATCCCATCAACGGCAGCTACTGTTTTGAAGTCAGTTCGCCGGGTCTGGACCGAAAACTGCGCCTGCCCGAACATTTTACCGCCTCGATCGGCCGCGAAGTTGAACTTCGTACCATCCGCCCCGTCGACGGAAGACGCGATTTTACCGGTATTTTGACCGGCTTTTCCGACGGCGTGATCTCGCTTGAGACCGATGGAGAAGAAAAGTTATTCCCGCTGCGGGAAACGGCATATACTAAATGGAGATTTACATTATAA
- a CDS encoding stage II sporulation protein R: MKKITFIFIAAAMALVICVLSGFTEFSDECEVVRENTIRLRIVANSDSDFDQDLKLQIRDALTEQFQDVFAGAESKAEAAAAAQKALDDFEDTANHILKKSGVDYSASAELTDRYFDTTDYGEFMLPAGTYTTVQLTLGEGKGKNWFCIAFPPLCISASSDQEAQLEAYLDQNGWKFASKKSGYVLKFKLVELIEKWRKKAG, from the coding sequence ATGAAAAAAATTACCTTTATTTTCATCGCAGCGGCGATGGCGTTGGTCATCTGCGTGTTGTCTGGTTTTACCGAGTTTTCGGACGAGTGTGAGGTGGTGCGCGAAAATACGATCCGCCTGCGTATCGTCGCCAATTCCGACAGCGATTTCGACCAAGATTTAAAACTCCAAATCCGCGACGCATTGACCGAACAGTTTCAAGACGTTTTCGCCGGAGCCGAATCCAAAGCCGAGGCCGCAGCCGCCGCCCAAAAAGCGCTTGACGATTTTGAGGATACCGCAAACCATATTCTTAAAAAATCCGGCGTGGACTACAGCGCGTCTGCCGAACTCACCGATCGTTATTTTGACACCACCGATTACGGCGAATTTATGCTGCCCGCCGGAACCTATACCACCGTCCAGCTGACGCTCGGTGAGGGCAAGGGCAAAAACTGGTTCTGCATTGCCTTTCCGCCCCTGTGCATCTCTGCCAGTTCGGATCAAGAGGCGCAGCTGGAGGCCTACCTCGACCAAAACGGGTGGAAATTCGCCTCAAAAAAGAGCGGCTATGTCTTAAAGTTCAAGCTGGTCGAACTGATTGAGAAGTGGCGCAAAAAAGCCGGTTAA
- a CDS encoding phospho-sugar mutase: MTAFERYAIWCEKVDDPEIKAELAAIKGNESEIKERFYDDLRFGTAGLRGVIGAGSARMNIYTVGKATQGFARYLAENFKNPSVAISFDSRHKSYEFSRLAAGIFAANGVKVYLYETLQPTPVLSFTVRELKCSGGVMITASHNPSVYNGYKAYDETGCQLSVEASEKVLSYIEQVDPFSGLKTGGTDITMLGEPMVEKFLDRVYANSVHPGICKGSGLHVVYTPLNGTGKVPVLKLFERLGVSSTLVASQSEPNGDFPTCPYPNPEFREALEEGLKVVAEKKADILIATDPDADRLGTAVPDKNGGYTLITGNEMGCLMFDYLFSQRIAAGTMPKDPVAVKTIVTTTMADAIGAYYGVEIRNVFTGFKYICGVASEMEARGESDRFLMGFEESYGYTIGSHVRDKDAVVSTMFVCEMAAFYKKQGKDLLDRLAELYAQYGCYRSLQKAFVFEGVSGMDTMAAIMKRLREAPPKEAGGEKIVGMTDYLTGVETDFRTGKTKPTNMEPSDVLSFLFEDDTRVIVRPSGTEPKLKTYFLLKKPTFPQADEATQRYEKDFAALINP, from the coding sequence ATGACAGCTTTCGAACGGTACGCAATCTGGTGCGAAAAGGTCGATGACCCCGAAATCAAAGCGGAACTCGCCGCAATCAAAGGCAATGAGTCCGAAATCAAAGAACGGTTTTACGACGATCTCCGATTCGGCACAGCCGGGCTGCGGGGCGTGATCGGCGCGGGCAGCGCCCGTATGAACATCTACACGGTCGGCAAGGCCACGCAGGGATTTGCGCGTTATCTCGCTGAAAATTTTAAAAATCCCTCGGTGGCGATTTCGTTCGATTCCCGCCACAAAAGCTACGAATTCTCCCGCCTGGCCGCCGGTATCTTCGCGGCCAACGGTGTTAAAGTATATCTGTACGAGACCCTACAGCCCACGCCCGTGTTGTCGTTCACGGTGCGCGAACTCAAGTGCAGCGGCGGCGTAATGATCACAGCCAGCCACAATCCCTCTGTATATAACGGTTACAAGGCCTACGACGAAACCGGCTGCCAGCTCTCTGTCGAAGCCAGCGAAAAGGTACTGTCTTATATCGAACAAGTCGACCCGTTCTCCGGCCTCAAAACCGGCGGCACGGATATCACCATGCTCGGTGAACCCATGGTCGAAAAATTCCTCGACCGGGTCTACGCCAATTCGGTCCATCCGGGCATCTGCAAAGGCAGCGGCCTGCACGTGGTCTACACTCCGCTCAACGGCACCGGAAAAGTGCCTGTTTTAAAACTCTTTGAACGACTCGGGGTTTCGTCCACACTCGTGGCATCTCAGTCCGAACCGAACGGTGATTTCCCGACCTGCCCCTACCCCAATCCGGAATTTCGCGAAGCGCTTGAAGAGGGCCTGAAAGTCGTCGCCGAGAAAAAGGCCGACATTTTAATTGCAACCGACCCCGACGCAGACCGGCTCGGCACCGCCGTCCCCGATAAAAATGGGGGCTATACCCTGATCACCGGCAACGAGATGGGCTGTCTGATGTTCGATTACCTGTTTTCCCAACGCATCGCGGCGGGAACTATGCCCAAAGACCCGGTGGCGGTCAAGACCATCGTCACAACCACCATGGCCGATGCCATCGGCGCTTATTACGGCGTCGAAATCCGGAACGTCTTCACCGGCTTCAAATACATTTGCGGTGTCGCCAGCGAAATGGAAGCACGCGGCGAATCGGACCGTTTTCTGATGGGTTTTGAGGAGAGCTACGGCTACACCATCGGCTCCCATGTGCGCGACAAGGACGCGGTCGTCTCGACGATGTTCGTCTGCGAAATGGCGGCCTTTTATAAAAAACAGGGCAAAGACCTGCTCGACCGGCTCGCCGAACTCTACGCGCAGTACGGCTGTTACCGCAGCTTGCAGAAAGCGTTCGTCTTCGAGGGCGTCAGCGGGATGGACACGATGGCGGCTATCATGAAGCGCCTGCGCGAAGCCCCGCCCAAAGAAGCCGGGGGCGAAAAGATCGTCGGTATGACCGACTATCTGACGGGCGTCGAGACCGATTTCAGAACAGGCAAAACCAAGCCGACCAACATGGAACCGTCCGATGTGCTGTCGTTTTTATTTGAAGACGATACGCGTGTGATCGTGCGCCCGTCGGGCACCGAGCCAAAACTGAAAACCTATTTCCTGCTCAAAAAACCGACCTTCCCGCAGGCCGATGAAGCCACGCAACGATACGAAAAGGATTTTGCCGCCCTGATCAATCCCTGA